The proteins below are encoded in one region of Candidatus Rhodoblastus alkanivorans:
- a CDS encoding bifunctional DNA primase/polymerase — translation MQAPNLATAATYVAGRAIPVFPCVPRGKRPLTAHGFHDASIDSDIVRSWWRRWPDANIGVPTGSASGVDVVDVDVHGTRSGFGAFERARRAGLVEGWAWLVRTPSGGLHAYFLRTTATDQRSWQVPNQHIDFRGDGGYIIIPPSCARTDEGVDRHYQQIAVAEHHRPTPVDASGLRRLLDPPRSMRPSTAPPSIGRAPDKLAAWVASRPEGARNGGLFWAACRMAEDGHDLGSTTSLLGDAAHAAGLPEPEVLATIRSAFRIVSRVAPAPPSRPSRAVEGVGL, via the coding sequence GTGCAAGCGCCGAACCTGGCGACGGCGGCGACGTACGTCGCGGGCCGTGCCATCCCAGTCTTTCCGTGCGTCCCTCGTGGCAAGCGGCCCCTCACCGCCCACGGCTTCCATGACGCCAGCATCGACAGCGACATCGTCAGGTCATGGTGGCGGCGATGGCCTGACGCCAACATCGGCGTCCCGACCGGTTCGGCCAGCGGCGTCGACGTGGTCGACGTGGACGTCCACGGCACCCGGTCCGGGTTTGGTGCGTTCGAGCGTGCGCGACGGGCTGGACTCGTCGAGGGATGGGCGTGGCTGGTCCGCACTCCGTCCGGCGGTCTCCACGCCTACTTCCTTCGCACCACCGCCACTGACCAGAGGTCGTGGCAAGTGCCGAATCAGCACATCGACTTCCGCGGCGACGGCGGCTACATCATCATCCCGCCCTCCTGCGCGCGCACCGACGAAGGCGTCGACCGCCACTACCAGCAGATCGCGGTCGCCGAGCACCACCGGCCCACCCCGGTCGACGCCTCGGGGCTACGGCGGCTCCTTGACCCACCCAGGTCAATGCGCCCGTCCACGGCCCCGCCCTCGATCGGCAGAGCCCCCGACAAGCTGGCGGCGTGGGTTGCCTCGCGTCCTGAAGGCGCTCGCAACGGTGGGCTGTTCTGGGCAGCGTGCCGGATGGCTGAGGACGGACACGACCTCGGCAGCACGACGTCGCTGCTCGGTGATGCGGCTCATGCTGCAGGGCTGCCCGAGCCCGAGGTACTGGCCACCATTCGATCTGCTTTCCGAATCGTCTCGCGAGTAGCGCCGGCGCCGCCATCGCGCCCTTCGAGAGCGGTCGAGGGGGTGGGACTGTGA